One region of Microbacterium sp. M28 genomic DNA includes:
- a CDS encoding FecCD family ABC transporter permease, translated as MDTIVETPRADVAAVIAGRRARHRRHATATSVLAVLLFALAAIALMVGDTFYTPSEIIRVMLGETVPGASFTVGELRLPRTALAILAGVAFGIAGVSFQTLLRNPLASPDIIGITDGASVAAVIGIIVLSLDGPVVSVFALAGALVTAIAIYLLSNKGGFAGTRLILIGIGVAAMLQSIISYLLSRAAQWDIQTAMQWLAGSLNNASWERVTPLAIASLVILPLMFAQARSLGMLRLGDDSAAGLGVRVTGTRMLVIVCAVALLAFATAATGPIAFVAFMAGPIAARITGPGANLMLPSALIGALLVLGGDLIGQFALPGRYPVGVITGILGAPYLIYLLIRTNRQGASL; from the coding sequence ATGGACACCATCGTGGAGACCCCGCGGGCGGACGTCGCCGCCGTCATCGCCGGCCGCCGCGCCCGCCATCGCCGCCACGCGACGGCGACCAGCGTCCTGGCCGTGCTGCTGTTCGCGCTGGCTGCGATCGCGCTCATGGTCGGCGACACCTTCTACACGCCGAGCGAGATCATCCGCGTCATGCTCGGCGAGACGGTGCCCGGAGCATCCTTCACGGTCGGAGAACTGCGCCTGCCTCGCACGGCGCTCGCGATCCTGGCGGGTGTCGCGTTCGGCATCGCCGGTGTCTCGTTCCAGACGCTGCTGCGCAATCCGCTGGCATCCCCCGACATCATCGGCATCACCGACGGGGCCAGCGTCGCCGCCGTCATCGGCATCATCGTGCTCTCGCTCGACGGCCCCGTCGTCTCGGTGTTCGCGCTCGCCGGAGCGCTCGTCACCGCGATCGCGATCTACCTGCTCTCGAACAAGGGCGGCTTCGCCGGCACGCGCCTGATCCTCATCGGCATCGGCGTCGCCGCCATGCTGCAGAGCATCATCTCGTACCTGCTCTCCCGCGCCGCGCAGTGGGACATCCAGACCGCGATGCAGTGGCTCGCCGGCAGTCTGAACAACGCCTCGTGGGAGCGCGTGACCCCGCTCGCGATCGCGAGTCTCGTCATCCTGCCGCTGATGTTCGCACAGGCACGCTCGCTCGGGATGCTGCGGCTCGGCGACGACTCGGCCGCCGGGCTCGGCGTGCGCGTGACGGGCACGCGGATGCTCGTCATCGTCTGCGCCGTCGCGCTGCTCGCGTTCGCCACGGCCGCCACCGGACCGATCGCGTTCGTCGCCTTCATGGCCGGCCCCATCGCCGCGCGCATCACCGGCCCGGGGGCGAACCTGATGCTGCCCTCTGCGCTGATCGGCGCCCTGCTCGTGCTCGGCGGAGACCTGATCGGCCAGTTCGCGCTGCCCGGCCGCTACCCGGTCGGCGTGATCACCGGCATCCTCGGAGCGCCGTACCTCATCTATCTGCTCATCCGCACGAACCGACAGGGGGCATCGCTGTGA
- a CDS encoding FecCD family ABC transporter permease, which yields MSSAAVTSSPGAVDLRRPVVVRVLWLLAGLGVIVVLSVLSLSFGIRTVTIDDLAAALSGQDDTVAQAAIIKRMPRTVLAILVGAALALSGATMQAITRNPIADPGILGVTTGASLAVVIGIAFLGLSDANGYLIVAIVGAAIAATFVYTVGSLGRGGATPLKLALAGAATSAAFASLISAIMLPRVDLLQSFQSWQVGGVGGAEWPRIAVTAPALAIGALICFASARGMNSLALGDDMAAGLGEHVFRTRLISAVGAVILAGAATAIAGPIGFVGLVIPHFCRMLLGTDHRWLLPFSAVAGAVLLLASDIIGRVIAPSSEEIQVGIITALVGAPFFIWIVRRQKVREL from the coding sequence GTGAGCTCAGCAGCCGTCACCTCGTCACCGGGCGCCGTCGATCTTCGGCGCCCGGTGGTGGTGCGCGTGCTCTGGCTGCTGGCTGGCCTCGGCGTCATCGTCGTCCTGAGCGTCCTGTCGCTCTCCTTCGGCATCCGGACCGTGACGATCGACGACCTCGCAGCGGCCCTCTCCGGCCAGGACGACACGGTCGCTCAGGCCGCGATCATCAAGCGCATGCCGCGCACGGTGCTCGCGATCCTCGTCGGCGCCGCGCTCGCGCTGTCCGGCGCCACGATGCAGGCGATCACCCGCAACCCGATCGCGGACCCCGGCATCCTCGGCGTCACCACTGGGGCCTCGCTGGCGGTCGTGATCGGGATCGCGTTCCTCGGGCTCTCGGACGCGAACGGCTACCTGATCGTCGCGATCGTCGGTGCCGCGATCGCCGCGACTTTCGTGTACACGGTCGGTTCTCTCGGACGCGGCGGCGCCACCCCGCTCAAACTCGCCCTCGCCGGAGCCGCGACGTCTGCGGCCTTCGCGTCGCTGATCAGCGCGATCATGCTGCCCCGCGTCGACCTGCTCCAGTCATTCCAGTCCTGGCAGGTCGGCGGCGTCGGCGGCGCCGAATGGCCGCGCATCGCCGTGACGGCGCCTGCTCTCGCGATCGGCGCGCTCATCTGTTTCGCCTCCGCACGCGGCATGAACTCGCTCGCGCTCGGCGACGACATGGCCGCGGGGCTCGGCGAGCACGTCTTCCGGACGCGGTTGATCTCGGCCGTCGGCGCCGTCATCCTCGCCGGAGCCGCGACGGCCATCGCCGGACCGATCGGCTTCGTCGGCCTCGTCATCCCGCACTTCTGCCGCATGCTGCTGGGCACCGACCACCGCTGGCTGCTGCCCTTCTCCGCGGTCGCCGGAGCCGTGCTGCTGCTCGCCAGCGACATCATCGGCCGGGTGATCGCACCCTCGTCGGAGGAGATCCAGGTCGGCATCATCACCGCGCTCGTCGGCGCCCCGTTCTTCATCTGGATCGTCCGCCGACAGAAGGTGCGCGAACTGTGA
- a CDS encoding iron-siderophore ABC transporter substrate-binding protein: protein MRTSRLLGLGAAAVLAVGLAACSSSAPSSTDADAAAASDGTFPVTIEHVYGETTITEKPERVATVAWANHEVPLALGIIPVGMSKATWGDDDGDGVLPWVEDKLEELDAETPVLFDETDGIDYEAVADTKPDVILASYSGLTQEQYDTLSKIAPVIAQPGIAWGTSVEDMITLNSTALGLQGEGEALIEDLHAQTDAALEAHPALKDATLLFAYIDPSDLSQISYYTAADTRPGFLHSLGLPLPAIVEENADSTEFSLDVSSEEADSFADVDVFVSYGDESIIPVLQADPLLSKIPAIAAGHIAVLGDATPLAASANPSPLSIPWGIDEYFAVLEAPLVSE, encoded by the coding sequence GTGCGCACTTCTCGACTCCTCGGCCTCGGCGCCGCAGCAGTGCTGGCCGTCGGCCTCGCCGCCTGCTCGTCCTCCGCGCCCAGCAGCACCGACGCGGATGCCGCCGCGGCATCCGACGGCACGTTCCCCGTCACGATCGAGCACGTCTACGGCGAGACGACCATCACCGAGAAGCCGGAGCGCGTCGCGACCGTCGCGTGGGCCAACCACGAGGTTCCGCTCGCCCTGGGCATCATCCCGGTCGGCATGAGCAAGGCCACCTGGGGCGACGACGACGGCGACGGCGTCCTGCCGTGGGTCGAGGACAAGCTCGAGGAGCTGGATGCCGAGACACCGGTGCTCTTCGACGAGACGGACGGGATCGACTACGAGGCCGTGGCCGACACGAAGCCCGACGTCATCCTCGCCTCGTACTCGGGCCTGACGCAGGAGCAGTACGACACGCTCTCCAAGATCGCTCCGGTGATCGCGCAGCCCGGCATCGCGTGGGGAACGTCGGTCGAGGACATGATCACCCTCAACTCCACCGCGCTCGGACTGCAAGGCGAGGGCGAGGCGCTCATCGAGGATCTGCACGCGCAGACGGATGCCGCGCTCGAGGCGCACCCCGCACTGAAGGATGCGACGCTGCTGTTCGCGTACATCGACCCGAGCGATCTCAGCCAGATCAGCTATTACACCGCCGCCGACACGCGTCCCGGCTTCCTGCACTCGCTCGGACTGCCGCTCCCGGCGATCGTCGAGGAGAACGCGGACAGCACCGAGTTCTCGCTGGACGTGAGCTCGGAGGAGGCCGATTCCTTCGCCGACGTCGATGTCTTCGTCAGCTACGGCGACGAGTCGATCATCCCCGTGCTGCAGGCCGACCCGCTGCTGTCCAAGATCCCGGCGATCGCCGCCGGTCACATCGCGGTCCTCGGTGACGCCACTCCGCTCGCCGCATCGGCCAACCCGTCGCCGCTGTCCATCCCGTGGGGCATCGACGAGTACTTCGCCGTCCTCGAGGCCCCGCTCGTCTCCGAGTGA
- a CDS encoding FUSC family protein encodes MRMTAAVRSAKRGPLLQVVKSAVATIAAWLIAGWLIPGPLPVFAAIAALLVVQPSVNQSLAKALERSIGVIAGVLIAVALTLLLGPQSWVVLLAIVVAMLVAWAFRATPGTGNQVAISAMLVLALGADSPEYALDRIVETLIGVAIGIIVNALIVPPVLVAPARRDLGLLGGELAASLDRLADALATPRTPAQLQELMVQARLLRPMQVSAEASITAGEESLTLNPRRSSHRDELREMRELLTRLSPIVTQAIGMTRAYFDHYDDSLGDEPIVHAIAEQLRRAGHDVRLAVQIADVATEPDALTSAIPALTAPLEVAPPASAHWILIGSLLEDLRRIRGELVGQD; translated from the coding sequence ATGCGGATGACGGCGGCGGTGCGCAGCGCGAAGCGCGGACCCCTGCTGCAGGTCGTGAAGTCGGCCGTGGCGACGATCGCCGCCTGGCTCATCGCCGGCTGGCTGATCCCCGGACCCCTGCCCGTGTTCGCCGCGATCGCCGCACTGCTGGTCGTGCAGCCGAGCGTCAATCAGTCCTTGGCGAAGGCGCTCGAACGCAGCATCGGAGTCATCGCCGGGGTGCTCATCGCGGTCGCGCTCACGCTCCTGCTGGGACCGCAGAGCTGGGTCGTACTGCTCGCGATCGTGGTCGCGATGCTGGTCGCCTGGGCATTCCGTGCGACGCCCGGCACGGGCAATCAGGTCGCGATCTCGGCGATGCTCGTGCTGGCGCTCGGCGCAGACAGCCCGGAGTACGCGCTGGACCGGATCGTCGAGACGCTCATCGGAGTGGCGATCGGCATCATCGTGAACGCACTGATCGTCCCCCCGGTGCTCGTTGCCCCGGCGCGACGCGATCTCGGACTGCTCGGCGGCGAGCTCGCCGCGAGCCTCGACCGACTCGCCGATGCTCTCGCGACACCGCGGACACCCGCGCAGTTGCAGGAGCTCATGGTGCAGGCTCGCCTGCTGCGTCCGATGCAGGTGTCCGCCGAGGCATCCATCACCGCGGGCGAGGAATCGCTCACGCTCAATCCGCGGCGGTCATCGCACCGCGACGAACTGCGTGAGATGCGTGAGCTGCTGACCCGTCTGTCGCCGATCGTGACGCAGGCGATCGGGATGACGCGGGCGTACTTCGACCACTACGACGATTCACTGGGCGACGAGCCGATCGTGCACGCGATCGCCGAACAGCTGCGCAGGGCGGGCCACGACGTGCGCCTGGCCGTGCAGATCGCGGACGTCGCGACGGAACCGGACGCCCTGACCTCGGCGATTCCCGCGCTGACGGCGCCGCTGGAGGTCGCGCCTCCGGCATCCGCGCACTGGATCCTCATCGGTTCGCTGCTCGAGGATCTCCGCCGCATCCGCGGAGAGCTTGTCGGGCAGGACTGA
- a CDS encoding sensor domain-containing diguanylate cyclase — MVVQGIKASDAEELRWLRTGWLKHARERTSIYSVVTAGLALLFSLLGALELFETDLTVFEVGLSIGILVAGLGVTAMVGIGGVELPSWLGLALVGLHAIVSVYYLGFSDERQNAIAALQELPIMAMYFSWFYGARVARIGELAILLAVGAAAVSGPFTGEIGGPPGPIGPANLIGAACFTWLCLEAGLYVRHRIRLESNTDELTGVLNRRGFMAKAQMEFRRAARHARPVAIAVLDLDKFKEVNDQAGHAAGDDVLRVLTAQWMSLSRSTDIVGRLGGDEFAMVLPETDAEEAAAVMRRLRSYATHPWSWGVILVEPDETVEAALHRADAAMYDDKRR; from the coding sequence ATGGTCGTACAGGGCATCAAGGCCTCGGACGCCGAGGAGCTCCGCTGGTTGCGGACCGGCTGGCTGAAGCACGCACGTGAACGCACGTCGATCTATTCGGTCGTCACGGCGGGGCTCGCGCTGCTGTTCTCGCTGCTGGGCGCGCTCGAGCTCTTCGAGACGGACCTCACCGTGTTCGAGGTCGGGCTGTCGATCGGCATCCTCGTCGCCGGACTGGGTGTCACTGCGATGGTCGGCATCGGCGGGGTCGAACTGCCGAGTTGGCTCGGTCTCGCACTGGTCGGGCTCCACGCGATCGTGTCCGTCTACTATCTCGGCTTCTCCGATGAGCGGCAGAATGCGATCGCCGCATTGCAGGAGCTCCCGATCATGGCGATGTACTTCTCCTGGTTCTATGGAGCCCGCGTCGCCCGAATCGGCGAGCTCGCGATTCTCCTCGCCGTCGGCGCGGCGGCCGTGTCCGGACCGTTCACCGGTGAGATCGGCGGTCCACCAGGCCCGATCGGACCCGCGAACCTCATCGGGGCGGCCTGCTTCACCTGGCTGTGCCTCGAAGCCGGACTCTACGTCCGCCACCGCATCCGCCTGGAGTCGAACACCGACGAACTGACGGGTGTGCTCAACCGCCGTGGGTTCATGGCGAAGGCGCAGATGGAGTTCCGTCGTGCCGCGCGGCACGCGCGACCGGTGGCGATCGCGGTGCTCGATCTCGACAAGTTCAAGGAAGTGAATGACCAAGCCGGCCATGCGGCGGGCGATGACGTGCTCAGGGTGCTGACCGCGCAGTGGATGTCGCTGTCGCGGAGCACAGACATCGTCGGCCGACTCGGCGGCGACGAGTTCGCGATGGTGCTGCCGGAGACGGATGCCGAAGAGGCCGCCGCGGTGATGCGCCGCTTGCGGTCGTACGCCACTCACCCGTGGTCGTGGGGCGTGATCCTGGTCGAACCGGATGAGACCGTCGAGGCGGCGCTGCATCGGGCAGACGCCGCGATGTATGACGACAAGCGCCGCTGA
- a CDS encoding EAL domain-containing protein has translation MTRPLSPQNDPTAQIVFQPIVDLESWSVVGFEALARFRDGTAPLVRLADAEAAGRREWLELHLIELAVAEAAPLPDGLFITLNASGTTMLHAQLPPLLAASDRPWGMELFEGETPADLTVIRELITRLGGQLLVDDAGAAQADEARIATLRPDVVKIDRALFWELRSDPGARERLRPLVAAARDARASLLVEGVSEPDHVDLAREIGADLAQGFHLGMPVPATEMAEALRALRRSVGVDAPGL, from the coding sequence GTGACCAGACCGCTGTCCCCCCAGAACGATCCGACCGCGCAGATCGTCTTCCAGCCCATCGTGGATCTCGAATCCTGGTCTGTCGTCGGCTTCGAGGCCCTGGCCCGGTTCCGGGACGGAACGGCACCCCTCGTGCGGCTGGCCGACGCCGAAGCCGCCGGACGTCGGGAATGGCTGGAACTGCATCTCATCGAGCTCGCCGTCGCCGAAGCCGCGCCCCTGCCGGACGGATTGTTCATCACGCTGAACGCCTCGGGGACGACGATGCTGCACGCCCAGCTTCCGCCCCTGCTCGCCGCCTCCGACCGCCCGTGGGGGATGGAGCTGTTCGAGGGCGAGACACCGGCAGATCTGACCGTGATCCGCGAACTCATCACGCGGCTGGGCGGCCAGCTGCTCGTCGACGATGCCGGGGCAGCCCAGGCCGACGAAGCCCGCATCGCGACTCTCCGACCGGACGTCGTCAAGATCGACCGCGCGCTCTTCTGGGAGCTGCGCTCGGATCCGGGCGCTCGCGAACGGCTCCGCCCGCTCGTCGCCGCGGCGAGAGACGCGCGGGCCAGCCTGCTCGTGGAAGGCGTGTCCGAGCCCGATCACGTCGATCTCGCCCGTGAGATCGGGGCGGATCTCGCCCAGGGCTTCCACCTCGGCATGCCCGTGCCCGCGACCGAGATGGCTGAGGCGCTGCGCGCGCTACGCCGGAGCGTCGGGGTGGATGCTCCGGGTCTCTGA
- a CDS encoding glycosyltransferase family 2 protein yields the protein MNRIFQRTVGLAVIVIVLLAAGLLWWGIAATDPPTLWDPAHLTLAGVWQVMYSTELPNLAVLATALGIALLLVLFVVVSERIVASRYRRAGAEVTRLTLAPRAVMDRTRGVFAGEVTVTVLIPAHNEEASLPETLRSLQRQTTRPTRVIVVADNCTDGTVDVAHAHGADVFETVGNTHKKGGALNQALADLLPLLGDNDTVMVMDADSQIGVGYLTEAVRRFTADRALMSVGGLFEGEEGHGLLGQFQRNEYFRYQREIQRRDGRVFVLTGTASVFRASALRAVAEARGTELPGRTGDVYDTFALTEDNELTIAIKSLGGLTISPRECSVVTELMPSWRMLWAQRLRWQRGALENLGAYGVTPQTLRYWAQQIGIGYGVLALFSYFVLIVLMIVSMDTWVWFPFWLGIGALFAVERVITVWRGGWRARMVAALVFPELVYDCFLNLAFLRGVFEIAFGRSATWKHVEHGSANGAIA from the coding sequence GTGAACAGGATCTTCCAGCGAACGGTCGGGCTGGCCGTGATCGTCATCGTGCTGCTCGCGGCGGGGCTGCTGTGGTGGGGGATCGCGGCGACCGATCCGCCGACCCTGTGGGACCCGGCTCATCTGACGCTCGCCGGCGTGTGGCAGGTGATGTACAGCACCGAGCTTCCGAACCTCGCCGTGCTCGCGACAGCGCTCGGTATCGCGCTGCTGCTCGTCCTGTTCGTCGTGGTCAGCGAGCGCATCGTGGCGAGTCGGTACCGCCGCGCCGGAGCCGAGGTGACCAGACTCACGCTCGCACCCCGCGCCGTCATGGATCGCACCCGCGGGGTGTTCGCCGGAGAGGTGACCGTCACCGTCCTCATCCCGGCGCACAACGAGGAGGCCTCGCTTCCGGAGACACTGCGTTCCCTGCAACGCCAGACGACTCGGCCCACGCGCGTGATCGTCGTCGCCGACAACTGCACCGACGGCACCGTCGACGTCGCGCATGCGCACGGCGCCGACGTCTTCGAGACGGTCGGGAACACGCACAAGAAGGGTGGCGCGCTCAACCAGGCACTCGCCGATCTGCTGCCGCTTCTCGGCGACAACGACACCGTCATGGTGATGGACGCGGACAGTCAGATCGGCGTCGGCTACCTCACCGAGGCGGTCCGCCGCTTCACGGCCGACCGTGCGCTCATGTCGGTCGGCGGGCTCTTCGAGGGCGAGGAGGGTCACGGGCTGCTCGGACAGTTCCAGCGCAACGAGTACTTCCGATACCAGCGCGAGATCCAGCGCCGGGACGGTCGCGTGTTCGTGCTCACCGGCACCGCTTCGGTGTTCCGCGCGTCGGCATTGCGGGCCGTCGCCGAGGCGAGGGGCACCGAGCTGCCCGGCCGAACAGGCGACGTCTACGACACCTTCGCTCTCACGGAGGACAACGAGCTCACGATCGCGATCAAGTCGCTGGGCGGCTTGACGATCTCGCCGCGAGAGTGCAGCGTCGTCACCGAGCTCATGCCCTCGTGGCGGATGCTGTGGGCTCAGCGCCTGCGCTGGCAACGCGGCGCACTCGAGAACCTCGGGGCGTACGGCGTCACACCGCAGACGCTGCGCTATTGGGCGCAGCAGATCGGCATCGGATACGGTGTGCTCGCGCTGTTCTCCTACTTCGTCCTCATCGTGCTGATGATCGTGTCGATGGACACCTGGGTGTGGTTCCCGTTCTGGCTCGGCATCGGAGCGCTGTTCGCCGTCGAACGGGTCATCACGGTGTGGCGGGGCGGGTGGCGTGCCCGGATGGTCGCGGCTCTGGTGTTTCCCGAGCTCGTCTACGACTGCTTCCTCAACCTCGCGTTCCTGAGGGGCGTGTTCGAGATCGCGTTCGGTCGCAGTGCGACGTGGAAGCACGTCGAACACGGCTCGGCGAACGGGGCGATCGCATGA
- a CDS encoding DNA alkylation repair protein: MTRLDQALADLAALEDPKMRAANEKRGDDHGINLSQMRALAKKIKTDHDLALELWATGETAPRLLAMLIGRVKDFSVDQLDAMVRETEVPKVNDWFVNYLAKKSPHAEELRLRWFDDSDPTVAAAAWSLTAVRVAKDPEGLDLEYLLDIIERDMRDAPSRLQWAMNETLAQIGIFHPDLRARARGIGEKLQVLADYPTAPGCTSPFAPIWIDEIVRRREG, translated from the coding sequence ATGACCCGACTGGACCAGGCGCTGGCGGATCTCGCCGCTCTCGAGGACCCGAAGATGCGCGCAGCGAACGAGAAGCGCGGCGACGATCACGGGATCAACCTGTCGCAGATGCGCGCCCTCGCGAAGAAGATCAAGACCGACCACGACCTCGCTCTCGAGCTGTGGGCAACCGGCGAGACGGCGCCGCGCCTGCTGGCCATGCTCATCGGCCGCGTGAAGGACTTCTCGGTCGACCAGCTCGACGCGATGGTGCGCGAGACCGAGGTGCCGAAGGTCAACGACTGGTTCGTCAACTACCTCGCGAAGAAGTCACCGCACGCCGAAGAGCTGCGGCTGCGCTGGTTCGACGACTCCGATCCGACCGTCGCCGCGGCCGCCTGGTCGCTGACCGCCGTTCGGGTCGCGAAGGACCCCGAAGGGCTCGACCTCGAGTATCTGCTCGACATCATCGAGCGCGACATGAGGGATGCCCCGTCACGCCTGCAGTGGGCCATGAACGAGACCCTCGCACAGATCGGCATCTTCCATCCGGACCTGCGCGCACGCGCACGCGGCATCGGCGAGAAGCTGCAGGTCCTCGCCGACTATCCGACCGCGCCGGGATGCACCTCGCCGTTCGCGCCGATCTGGATCGACGAGATCGTGCGACGGCGCGAGGGCTGA
- a CDS encoding DEAD/DEAH box helicase, whose translation MTSSARLNPAVLPDGSDADAVYLAFVEWAESTGITLYPAQDEAVIEIVSGNNLILSTPTGTGKSLVAIGAHFAALVDGRRSYYTAPIKALVSEKFFALVDIFGPDNVGMVTGDSAVNADAPIICCTAEILANLSLRQGSSADVGQVVMDEFHFYGDPDRGWAWQVPLLELPQAQFILMSATLGDVTSLAEDLTRRTSRQTATVTGVERPVPLHFYYETTPIHETVEELLSTGQAPIYVVHFSQAAAMERAQALSSTKIATREQRDEIADLIGGFRFTTSFGKTLSRFLRAGIGVHHAGMLPKYRRLVEQLAQRGLLRVICGTDTLGVGINVPIRTVLLTALTKFDGTRMRQLNAREFHQIAGRAGRAGYDTAGTVVAQAPEHESENVAAVKKAGDDPKKKRKIVRKKAPDGFVSWGEPSFLKLVAAEPETLTSHMQITSAMMLNVIGRGGDVFANVRSLVFDNHEPRAKQRVLAIRALGIYRTLRESGIVEDDADGIRLTVDLQPNFALNQPLSPFALAAFELLDPESATFALDMISIVESTLDDPRAILSQQEFLARGEAVASMKAEGIEYDERMELLEQITYPKPLEELLDAAFKTFSAAQPWIRDFELRPKSVVRDMYERAMSFGEYVAQYKIARSEGVVLRYLSDAYRAASQTIPEDLKTEDLRDLIEWLGELVRQVDSSLLDEWEELRAGTDNGIVDLHRPDDEPIVPPAPKRLTSNVRAFRILVRNELFRRIQLAAREDVDGLAELDPEFGADAWDAALDAYFAEHDEILTGGDARSSKLLLITEGRAEWTVRQILDDPAGDHDWGIAATIDLAASDEAGEAVVRVTAVDRL comes from the coding sequence ATGACTTCCTCTGCGCGGCTCAACCCCGCCGTCCTCCCGGACGGCTCCGATGCGGATGCCGTGTACCTGGCGTTCGTCGAATGGGCGGAGTCCACGGGCATCACGCTCTACCCCGCGCAGGACGAAGCGGTCATCGAGATCGTGTCCGGAAACAACCTGATCCTGTCGACGCCGACCGGAACAGGGAAGTCCCTGGTCGCGATCGGCGCGCATTTCGCCGCGCTCGTCGACGGGCGCCGCAGCTATTACACCGCCCCCATCAAGGCCCTCGTGAGCGAGAAGTTCTTCGCACTCGTCGACATCTTCGGGCCCGACAACGTCGGCATGGTCACCGGCGATTCGGCCGTGAACGCCGACGCGCCGATCATCTGCTGCACCGCGGAGATCCTCGCCAATCTCTCGCTGCGCCAAGGGTCTTCCGCAGACGTCGGACAGGTCGTGATGGACGAGTTCCACTTCTACGGCGACCCCGACCGGGGCTGGGCGTGGCAGGTGCCGCTGCTCGAGCTGCCGCAGGCGCAGTTCATCCTGATGTCGGCGACGCTCGGCGATGTCACCTCGCTCGCCGAGGACCTCACGCGGCGCACCTCCCGCCAGACGGCGACGGTCACGGGTGTGGAGCGCCCTGTTCCGCTGCACTTCTACTACGAGACGACACCCATCCACGAGACCGTCGAGGAGCTGCTGTCGACGGGTCAGGCACCGATCTACGTCGTGCACTTCTCGCAGGCCGCCGCGATGGAGCGCGCCCAGGCGCTGTCGAGCACCAAGATCGCGACCCGCGAGCAGCGCGACGAGATCGCCGATCTGATCGGTGGGTTCCGTTTCACGACCTCGTTCGGCAAGACCCTGTCCCGGTTCCTGCGGGCCGGCATCGGCGTGCACCACGCAGGGATGCTGCCGAAGTACCGCCGCCTGGTCGAGCAGCTCGCCCAACGCGGACTCCTGCGGGTCATCTGCGGCACCGACACGCTCGGCGTCGGCATCAACGTGCCGATCCGGACGGTACTGCTCACGGCGCTGACGAAGTTCGACGGCACGCGGATGCGTCAGCTCAACGCCCGCGAGTTCCATCAGATCGCCGGTCGGGCCGGTCGCGCGGGCTACGACACCGCGGGGACGGTCGTCGCGCAGGCCCCGGAGCACGAGTCCGAGAACGTCGCCGCGGTGAAGAAGGCCGGCGACGACCCGAAGAAGAAGCGCAAGATCGTGCGCAAGAAGGCGCCGGATGGCTTCGTCTCCTGGGGTGAGCCGTCGTTCCTCAAGCTCGTCGCCGCCGAACCGGAGACGCTGACCTCGCACATGCAGATCACGAGCGCCATGATGCTCAACGTGATCGGCCGCGGCGGAGACGTGTTCGCGAATGTGCGCTCGCTCGTCTTCGACAATCACGAGCCCCGGGCGAAGCAGCGGGTCCTCGCGATCCGCGCTCTCGGGATCTACCGGACGCTGCGCGAATCCGGCATCGTCGAGGACGACGCCGACGGCATCCGTCTGACCGTCGACCTGCAGCCGAACTTCGCCCTCAACCAGCCGCTCTCACCCTTCGCCCTCGCGGCGTTCGAGCTGCTGGACCCCGAATCCGCGACGTTCGCGCTCGACATGATCTCGATCGTCGAGTCCACGCTGGACGATCCGCGGGCGATCCTCAGCCAGCAGGAGTTCCTCGCCCGCGGCGAGGCTGTGGCGAGCATGAAGGCCGAGGGCATCGAGTACGACGAGCGCATGGAGCTGCTCGAGCAGATCACGTACCCGAAGCCCCTCGAGGAGCTCCTGGACGCCGCATTCAAGACGTTCAGCGCCGCACAGCCGTGGATCCGCGATTTCGAGCTGCGCCCCAAGTCCGTCGTCCGCGACATGTACGAGCGAGCCATGTCGTTCGGGGAGTACGTCGCCCAGTACAAGATCGCCCGATCCGAGGGCGTCGTCCTGCGCTACCTCTCTGATGCGTATCGCGCGGCATCCCAGACCATCCCCGAGGACCTCAAGACCGAGGATCTGCGGGATCTCATCGAGTGGCTCGGGGAGCTCGTCCGCCAGGTCGACTCGAGCCTGCTCGACGAGTGGGAGGAACTGCGCGCCGGCACGGACAACGGCATCGTCGATCTGCATCGCCCGGACGACGAGCCCATCGTCCCGCCTGCGCCCAAGCGTCTCACCTCGAACGTGCGCGCCTTCCGCATCCTCGTGCGCAACGAGCTGTTCCGCAGGATCCAGCTCGCCGCCCGCGAAGACGTGGATGGTCTCGCCGAGCTGGATCCGGAGTTCGGCGCCGACGCCTGGGATGCCGCCCTGGACGCGTACTTCGCCGAGCACGACGAGATCCTCACCGGCGGCGACGCCCGCAGTTCGAAGCTGCTGCTCATCACCGAGGGTCGCGCCGAGTGGACCGTGCGCCAGATCCTCGACGACCCCGCCGGGGATCACGACTGGGGCATCGCGGCGACGATCGACCTCGCCGCCTCCGACGAGGCGGGCGAGGCCGTCGTCCGGGTGACCGCGGTCGACCGCCTCTAG